One genomic window of Mycteria americana isolate JAX WOST 10 ecotype Jacksonville Zoo and Gardens chromosome 6, USCA_MyAme_1.0, whole genome shotgun sequence includes the following:
- the HDDC3 gene encoding guanosine-3',5'-bis(diphosphate) 3'-pyrophosphohydrolase MESH1, with the protein MGSEAAMVLEAADFAARKHKGQRRKDPEGTPFINHPIGVARILAHEAGVTDVVVLQAALLHDTVEDTDATFAEIAERFGEEVRGVVEEVTDDKRLPKMERKRLQVERAAGSSPRAKLVRLADKLHNLRDLNRRAPEGWSPERVQEYFRWAAQVVAGLRGTSPPLEAALQRLFEERGLAPGGPGP; encoded by the exons ATGGGCTCCGAGGCGGCGATGGTGCTGGAGGCGGCGGACTTCGCGGCCAGGAAGCACAAGGGGCAGCGGCGGAAGGACCCCGAGGGCACCCCCTTCATCAACCACCCCATCG GCGTAGCCAGGATCCTGGCCCACGAGGCTGGCGTGACGGACGTGGTCGTGCTGCAG GCCGCCCTCCTGCACGACACGGTGGAGGACACGGACGCCACCTTCGCCGAGATCGCGGAGCGCTTCGGGGAGGAGGTCCGGGGCGTCGTGGAGGAGGTGACGGATGACAAGAGGCTGCCCAAGATGGAGCGGAAGCGCCTGCAGGTCGAGCGcgccgccggcagcagcccccgggccAAGCTGGTCAGGCTGGCCGACAAGCTGCACAACCTGCGAGACCTCAACCGCCGCGCCCCGGAAG GGTGGTCGCCGGAGCGCGTGCAGGAGTACTTCCGGTGGGCGGCGCAGGTGGTGGCCGGCCTGCGCGGGACGAGCCCGCCGCTGGAGGCGGCCCTGCAGCGGCTCTTCGAGGAGCGCGGCCtagcgccgggggggccggggccgtga